A portion of the Shewanella sp. SNU WT4 genome contains these proteins:
- the rpmF gene encoding 50S ribosomal protein L32, with the protein MAVQQNKKSRSKRGMRRSHDALSTAQLSVDATSGELHLRHNVTADGFYRGKKVINK; encoded by the coding sequence ATGGCTGTACAACAGAATAAAAAATCTCGTTCAAAGCGCGGTATGCGCCGTTCACATGACGCTCTGAGCACAGCTCAGTTGTCTGTAGACGCTACCAGCGGTGAACTGCACTTACGTCACAACGTAACTGCTGATGGTTTTTACCGTGGTAAAAAGGTAATCAACAAGTAA
- a CDS encoding IS4 family transposase, protein MMIISLKKQFMQFFSAHFLQKTAKNIGLMKRCRAILPEQLVLSLISALSKGNCTSIADLLRQFNGMCLTEMDNVAYKPFHNQLRKEAFPLFMRQLVQFAIAQFARQQCAQLPDKMSCFNDVLLQDGSSFHVHRQLASVYPSRFKRNPAAIECHMTMSLKTFSPTAMTISADTASERDYLPKPATMDNKLLLADAGYPDFDYFAELERHGGFYIFRGAKSLNPTVIEARNCKGRTLTKLAGKKLKEITRRTNRTEVLDLAVCRGNQTFRVIRRWFAEEQRFCIWLTNLPRETYSADDIMAIYRCRWQIELMFKELKSHTNWQRFATAQKAIVDGLVWASLLALCIRRSTALQIMPSVSLFKAAKNVDVWLLPIFECISHKSWSEIIDKIDWAIRYITKNAPKAQQRKSKKDITLDGIYEQLNA, encoded by the coding sequence GTGATGATTATCTCTCTTAAAAAGCAGTTTATGCAATTCTTTAGCGCTCACTTTCTTCAAAAAACGGCAAAAAATATTGGCCTCATGAAACGATGTCGAGCGATTTTGCCCGAACAACTTGTACTCAGTCTGATTTCGGCGCTCAGTAAGGGGAATTGTACTTCAATTGCCGATCTGCTCAGGCAGTTCAACGGGATGTGTCTGACCGAAATGGATAATGTGGCTTACAAACCTTTTCACAATCAGCTCAGAAAAGAAGCTTTTCCTCTATTCATGCGTCAGTTAGTACAGTTTGCTATCGCACAATTTGCCCGGCAGCAATGTGCTCAATTACCCGATAAGATGTCTTGTTTTAATGATGTGTTGCTCCAAGATGGTAGTTCTTTTCACGTTCATAGGCAGTTGGCATCTGTTTATCCAAGCCGCTTTAAGCGTAACCCTGCAGCGATAGAGTGCCATATGACCATGTCTCTCAAAACCTTTAGTCCTACTGCAATGACGATTAGTGCCGACACGGCTTCGGAGAGAGATTATCTTCCTAAACCAGCAACGATGGACAACAAATTGCTGCTAGCAGATGCAGGTTACCCAGACTTTGATTACTTTGCCGAGCTTGAGCGGCATGGAGGGTTCTACATTTTTCGGGGAGCCAAATCCCTCAACCCGACGGTCATCGAAGCGAGGAACTGTAAAGGTCGAACACTGACTAAGTTGGCAGGCAAAAAACTCAAAGAGATTACGCGCCGCACCAATCGGACAGAGGTGCTTGATTTGGCGGTTTGTAGAGGCAATCAGACATTTCGGGTAATAAGACGCTGGTTTGCCGAAGAACAACGATTTTGCATTTGGCTTACTAATCTGCCACGAGAAACCTACTCTGCAGATGATATTATGGCAATTTATCGCTGTCGCTGGCAGATAGAGCTGATGTTTAAAGAGTTGAAATCTCATACTAACTGGCAGCGATTTGCTACAGCACAAAAAGCCATCGTTGATGGCTTAGTCTGGGCCAGTTTATTGGCATTGTGCATTAGACGCAGTACGGCACTGCAGATAATGCCTTCAGTTTCGTTATTCAAGGCTGCAAAGAATGTTGATGTGTGGCTGCTGCCCATATTTGAGTGCATTAGCCACAAATCATGGTCAGAAATAATAGATAAGATTGATTGGGCGATCCGTTATATAACGAAGAACGCCCCAAAAGCACAACAGAGAAAATCTAAGAAAGACATAACGTTAGATGGAATTTATGAACAGCTTAATGCTTAA
- a CDS encoding nucleoside triphosphate pyrophosphatase, which yields MTQPLILASTSTYRRQCLEKLAIDFDCRAPSTDETPNADESAQQLVQRLAIEKAKTCINVDKAEFIIGSDQVAVINGTIIGKPMTVENAKAQLALASGQAITFYTGLALLDSANNSYQVICEPFTVKFRHLTPMQIANYIHKEQPLYCAGSFKCEGLGISLFESMTGRDPNSLIGLPLIALCEMLANVGIDILGDHLLK from the coding sequence ATGACCCAACCTTTAATTTTGGCATCCACTTCAACATATCGACGCCAATGCCTCGAAAAACTCGCCATCGACTTTGATTGTCGCGCGCCTAGTACCGATGAAACACCAAATGCGGATGAGTCGGCACAGCAATTAGTGCAACGCTTAGCCATCGAAAAAGCCAAGACCTGCATTAATGTAGATAAGGCAGAATTTATCATAGGCTCAGATCAGGTTGCAGTGATCAATGGCACCATCATAGGTAAACCTATGACAGTCGAAAATGCCAAAGCCCAATTAGCCTTAGCCAGCGGCCAAGCGATCACTTTTTATACCGGCTTAGCTTTGCTCGATAGCGCTAATAATTCTTATCAAGTGATTTGTGAACCTTTTACCGTTAAATTTCGCCACTTAACGCCGATGCAAATTGCTAATTACATCCACAAAGAGCAGCCTTTATATTGTGCTGGCAGTTTTAAGTGTGAAGGCTTAGGTATTAGCTTGTTTGAATCTATGACGGGCCGAGATCCGAATAGCTTGATTGGATTACCGCTAATTGCCTTATGTGAGATGCTTGCCAATGTTGGCATAGATATATTAGGTGATCATCTATTGAAGTAA
- the plsX gene encoding phosphate acyltransferase PlsX — MKNLTLALDVMGGDYGPPVTVPAALQALASHPHLSLVLVGDELQISPLLYSCTAHTRARIKIIHTSDVVTMNERPAHALRKNKQSSMRLALEQVKNGHADACLSAGNTGALMAMAKVLLKMLPGIDRPALVTSLPSASGKPVYLLDLGANISCDSETLFQFAVMGSVLYELVEKQTRPNVALLNVGIEEIKGNDQVQQAAQLLQFTPQINYSGFIEGDDIYTGCVDVIVCDGFVGNIALKTSEGIAKLLVHQLRKGLTEGIVVRFLAKLIAPRIQKVLNQMNPDHYNGASLLGLRGIVVKSHGNADQAAFLHAINLAMTEAQRRLPEMIHDRLESILLDINS; from the coding sequence ATGAAAAATCTGACGCTTGCGTTAGATGTGATGGGGGGCGATTATGGCCCCCCAGTCACAGTGCCTGCAGCCTTGCAGGCGCTGGCATCTCACCCTCACTTATCTTTAGTGTTAGTCGGTGACGAGCTACAAATATCCCCTTTGCTTTACTCTTGCACTGCGCATACTCGCGCACGTATCAAGATCATTCATACCTCAGATGTTGTGACTATGAATGAAAGACCCGCACATGCACTTCGCAAAAATAAACAATCTTCCATGCGACTGGCGTTAGAGCAAGTTAAAAACGGCCATGCAGATGCGTGTTTAAGCGCGGGCAATACTGGCGCATTAATGGCGATGGCCAAAGTCTTATTAAAAATGCTACCAGGCATTGATAGGCCGGCATTAGTGACGAGTTTACCGTCGGCCAGTGGCAAGCCGGTCTATTTATTAGATTTAGGCGCCAATATTAGTTGCGACTCAGAAACCTTATTTCAATTTGCTGTGATGGGCTCAGTGCTGTATGAGTTAGTTGAAAAACAAACTCGGCCAAATGTGGCTTTGCTCAATGTCGGAATTGAAGAAATCAAAGGCAATGATCAAGTGCAACAAGCAGCACAATTGCTGCAATTTACGCCTCAAATCAATTACAGCGGATTTATTGAAGGCGATGATATTTATACGGGATGTGTTGATGTCATTGTCTGTGATGGTTTTGTGGGGAATATTGCCCTCAAAACATCAGAAGGAATTGCCAAACTTTTAGTGCACCAACTTAGAAAAGGACTGACAGAAGGGATTGTCGTTCGATTTTTGGCCAAACTGATAGCGCCTCGCATCCAAAAGGTGCTAAATCAGATGAACCCCGACCACTATAACGGCGCCAGTCTGTTAGGATTGCGCGGTATTGTAGTCAAAAGTCATGGTAATGCCGATCAAGCGGCCTTTTTGCATGCAATTAATCTTGCAATGACCGAGGCTCAACGTCGACTCCCTGAAATGATCCACGATCGTTTAGAGTCGATCCTTTTAGACATAAACAGCTGA
- the yceD gene encoding 23S rRNA accumulation protein YceD, translating into MQTVKIPVSIDPTRAATSGLNYHGYIPGSQLKRLSELCAGDCSEVKVSLECGLDLQGIVYLKGKAVTELTLQCQRCMTLMTTEVTVDFCFSPCRTEAEIDELPDAYDPIECNEIGEVRLHQLIEDELIIAIPIIPLHEQADCSLGSKDIVVGEIESAQQERPNPFAVLEKLKSK; encoded by the coding sequence ATGCAAACAGTAAAGATACCGGTTTCAATTGATCCAACACGAGCAGCCACCAGTGGTCTGAATTATCATGGCTACATTCCTGGCTCGCAACTGAAGCGATTGAGTGAATTATGTGCCGGCGACTGTTCCGAAGTGAAAGTGTCTTTGGAATGTGGTTTAGATTTACAGGGGATAGTCTACCTGAAAGGGAAGGCTGTGACGGAGCTCACTCTGCAATGTCAACGCTGCATGACACTAATGACCACTGAGGTTACGGTCGACTTTTGTTTTAGTCCTTGTCGGACTGAAGCAGAAATCGATGAGCTCCCGGATGCGTATGACCCTATTGAGTGCAATGAAATTGGCGAAGTACGTCTGCATCAATTGATCGAAGATGAATTGATAATCGCTATCCCAATTATCCCACTACATGAACAAGCTGATTGTAGTTTGGGTAGCAAGGATATCGTTGTAGGCGAGATTGAATCCGCTCAACAGGAGCGTCCAAATCCGTTTGCAGTGTTAGAAAAACTGAAGAGCAAGTAA